A single genomic interval of Amblyraja radiata isolate CabotCenter1 chromosome 33, sAmbRad1.1.pri, whole genome shotgun sequence harbors:
- the LOC116991229 gene encoding A disintegrin and metalloproteinase with thrombospondin motifs 1-like — MLVLIAKRWAIECEMKPNFGQFLVLQVIDGTPCAPETTSICVHGQCVKAGCDHVIGSSKKFDKCAVCGGNSSTCRKILGSLNKFKYGYNDIVTIPAGATNIDIKQRSHKGIKHDGNYLAVKLLDDTYILNGDYSVITMEQDIPIGGAILKYSGSSTTLERIQSFKKLQEPLSIQLLSIATDTLPPRVKYSFFIPTNVLFSKQKAKSTKKSLNAVKQASISQYTPGEWSECSRSCGSGWQRRNVECKDNDGNMSLDCDRELRPEDIRPCADMPCPLWQLGPWSPCSRTCGKGERKRGVLCVEYTGNTAEEDKCDPYKQLQPITEECFQQEC; from the exons ATGCTTGTATTGATAGCCAAACGTTGGGCTATTGAGTGTGAAATGAAACCTAATTTTGGTCAATTCTTGGTGTTGCAGGTGATTGATGGCACTCCGTGTGCTCCAGAGACCACATCGATATGTGTCCACGGCCAGTGTGTGAAAGCTGGCTGTGATCACGTTATAGGATCCAGCAAGAAATTTGACAAGTGTGCTGTGTGTGGCGGCAACAGCTCAACATGCAGGAAAATACTTGGCTCCCTGAACAAGTTCAA GTATGGCTACAATGACATTGTTACCATTCCTGCTGGAGCAACCAATATTGACATAAAGCAACGGAGTCACAAAGGAATTAAACATGATGGCAATTACCTGGCTGTGAAGTTGCTGGATGATACGTACATCCTGAACGGAGATTACTCTGTCATCACAATGGAGCAAGATATTCCAATTGGCGGGGCCATACTCAAGTACAGCGGCTCTTCCACCACTCTGGAAAGAATTCAGAGCTTCAAAAAGCTGCAGGAGCCGCTATCAATCCAGTTGCTTTCCATCGCGACAGATACACTGCCACCCAGGGTGAAGTACAGTTTCTTCATCCCCACTAATGTCTTGTTCAGCAAGCAGAAAGCCAAGTCCACCAAGAAATCCCTCAATGCCGTCAAGCAAGCCAGCATCTCGCAGTACACTCCCGGAGAATGGTCAGAATGTTCTCGCAGCTGCGGATCTGGTTGGCAGAGGAGAAACGTGGAGTGCAAGGACAATGATGGCAACATGTCCCTGGACTGTGACAGGGAGTTGAGGCCGGAAGACATCAGACCCTGTGCTGACATGCCATGCCCACTCTGGCAACTTGGCCCTTGGTCCCCATGCTCAAGAACTTGCGGCAAGGGAGAACGAAAGCGCGGCGTGCTGTGCGTCGAATACACCGGCAACACCGCGGAGGAGGATAAATGTGACCCTTACAAACAGCTCCAGCCCATAACCGAAGAGTGCTTCCAGCAGGAATGTTAA